A genomic segment from Gopherus evgoodei ecotype Sinaloan lineage chromosome 6, rGopEvg1_v1.p, whole genome shotgun sequence encodes:
- the CCIN gene encoding calicin — MRMQFTEKNHNSLVLQALNKQRKNSEFCDVVLSVDQQVFSAHLNVLAAVSTHVKNLISSNDMKIGDELFIIIDANFLNPTLVEQLLDYFYTGKVLVSEKNVEELLKGANYFSSESLRAHCSDFLLRSLKKNNCLCYLFLANTYELKEVANSAYVGIRENFHYWSGPEGISDLLRCPHQIFGKLLRDENLHVQNEDQAFLALLQWVKHKRGERDKYFKKFFPYIHLTGVSTKTLLAASHEVLLFESHSGPLAQMETILSDRKQESPQNLLLFQRKGALMDSVVILGGQKEHGRFNDGVFAYIIEENMWLKLTEMPYKAAALSAAAVGRYIYVSGGTTEQISGLKTAWRYDIDNNSWTKLPDLPIGLVFHTMVTCGGVVYSVGGSTAPRKYVSNIYKYDERKEKWTLAGKMSIPMDATALITKEDKSIFIVTGRCLVNGRFSRVGIVDCFDTQTGEVVQYLTFPIEFNHKPLLSFQQDNILSIQSHKQSLNINLQKIKANKSTNTVPLLPNNYTLDLSHAVCSVGDNKVFVCGGIICAGEKRPEDYSVNPNAYLLDQKTGEWKVLSDPPEALDCPACCTVKLPCKILRKIVIS, encoded by the coding sequence ATGAGGATGCAGTTCACAGAAAAGAACCACAACAGCTTGGTCCTGCAGGCCCTCAACAAGCAGAGAAAGAATAGCGAGTTCTGCGACGTGGTACTCAGCGTGGACCAGCAGGTCTTCTCTGCCCACCTCAATGTCTTGGCAGCTGTATCTACCCACGTGAAGAATCTGATCTCAAGCAATGACATGAAGATAGGTGATGAGCTCTTTATCATCATCGATGCTAATTTCCTGAATCCTACCTTGGTAGAGCAGCTACTGGACTATTTCTACACTGGTAAGGTGTTGGTGTCTGAGAAGAATGTGGAGGAGTTGCTGAAGGGGGCTAACTACTTCAGCTCAGAGTCTCTAAGAGCCCACTGCTCTGACTTCCTCCTTAGGTCCCTCAAGAAGAACAACTGCCTGTGCTACCTGTTCCTAGCCAACACTTATGAGCTGAAAGAGGTGGCAAACAGTGCCTACGTTGGTATCCGTGAGAACTTCCACTACTGGTCGGGCCCAGAGGGGATTTCAGACCTCCTGCGCTGTCCCCACCAGATCTTTGGCAAGCTGCTAAGGGACGAGAACCTCCACGTGCAGAACGAGGACCAAGCCTTTCTTGCTCTGCTCCAGTGGGTGAAACACAAACGGGGAGAAAGAGATAAGTATTTCAAAAAGTTCTTCCCCTACATTCATTTAACTGGTGTCTCGACCAAGACGCTGCTGGCTGCCAGCCACgaagtgctgctgtttgaaagtCACTCTGGCCCCCTGGCCCAGATGGAGACCATTTTGAGTGACAGAAAGCAAGAAAGTCCTCAAAATCTGCTGCTTTTCCAAAGAAAGGGGGCCTTAATGGACTCAGTGGTGATTTTAGGAGGCCAGAAAGAGCATGGTAGATTCAATGATGGGGTTTTTGCTTACATTATTGAGGAGAACATGTGGCTAAAATTAACGGAGATGCCGTATAAAGCAGCCGCTCTCAGTGCAGCTGCAGTAGGGAGGTACATCTACGTCTCTGGAGGAACAACAGAGCAGATATCTGGCTTAAAGACTGCCTGGAGGTATGATATAGATAACAACTCCTGGACTAAACTGCCTGATCTGCCCATAGGTTTGGTCTTCCATACCATGGTGACGTGTGGGGGAGTGGTGTACTCTGTAGGAGGCAGCACAGCCCCAAGAAAATATGTCTCTAACATCTACAAGTATGATGAGAGAAAAGAGAAGTGGACGCTGGCTGGGAAGATGAGCATTCCTATGGATGCAACTGCATTGATCACAAAGGAAGACAAGTCTATTTTTATTGTGACAGGAAGATGCCTGGTCAATGGGCGTTTCTCCCGAGTAGGGATAGTGGATTGTTTTGACACTCAGACAGGAGAAGTGGTACAGTACCTCACctttcccattgaattcaatcaTAAACCTTTGTTGTCTTTTCAACAGGACAACATCCTGAGCATACAGAGCCATAAACAAAGTCTGAACATAAACCTGCAGAAGATTAAAGCCAACAAGTCCACGAACACTGTGCCTCTCTTGCCAAATAACTATACTTTGGATTTGTCTCATGCAGTATGCTCTGTTGGTGACAACAAGGTGTTCGTGTGTGGAGGCATCATTTGTGCAGGTGAAAAGCGTCCTGAAGATTATTCTGTCAATCCAAATGCCTACCTGTTAGACCAAAAGACAGGGGAATGGAAAGTTTTATCTGATCCTCCGGAAGCTCTGGATTGCCCAGCTTGCTGTACAGTTAAACTACCTTGCAAGATTCTCCGAAAAATTGTAATAAGTTAA